A single Struthio camelus isolate bStrCam1 chromosome 6, bStrCam1.hap1, whole genome shotgun sequence DNA region contains:
- the TYW5 gene encoding tRNA wybutosine-synthesizing protein 5 isoform X2, whose translation MEQRGQSVELVTSLAGVTRERFLRDIYPRRKPVVLKGIELGTCTTKWTVDYLSQAEGSKEVKIHVSTVPQMDFLSKNFIYRTLPFDVFVQRAAEVKHTEYFLSEDEKYYLRSLGEDPRKDIADIKKQFPILAEDIQIPEYFEKEQFFSSVFRISSAGLQLWTHYDVMDNFLIQITGKKRVVLYSPQDAPYLYLSGTKSEVLEVDNPDLEKYPLFVKAKRYECYLEAGDVLFIPALWFHNVISEEFGVGLNVFWKHLPSEYYDKNDTYGNKDPTAASRALQILDRALKTLEELPEEYRDFYARRMVLRIQEKAYRTDYE comes from the exons CGAAAGCCAGTAGTGCTGAAAGGGATAGAACTGGGTACTTGCACAACCAAATGGACAGTGGATTACCTGAGCCAAGCAGAAGGATCTAAAGAAGTAAAGATTCATGTTTCTACAGTGCCACAGATGGATTTCCTCAGTAAGAACTTTATATATAG AACTCTGCCTTTTGATGTATTTGTACAGAGAGCAGCTGAAGTCAAACACACAGAGTACTTTCTGTCTGAG GATGAAAAGTACTATTTGCGATCCCTGGGTGAAGATCCTAGAAAG GATATTGCAGATATCAAAAAGCAGTTTCCTATTTTGGCAGAAGATATTCAGATTCCAGagtattttgaaaaagaacagtttttctcTAGCGTCTTCCGCATCAGTTCAGCAGGATTGCAGCTGTGGACACACTATGAT GTAATGGATAACTTCTTAATCCAAATAACAGGGAAAAAGCGAGTTGTTTTGTATAGTCCTCAAGATGCACCATATTTATATTTATCAG GTACTAAatcagaggtgctggaggtggatAATCCAGACCTTGAGAAATATCCCCTTTTTGTGAAAGCCAAGCGCTATGAATGTTACCTGGAAGCAGGAGATGTGTTGTTTATTCCAG ctttgtGGTTCCATAATGTAATTTCTGAGGAATTTGGAGTAGGACTGAATGTCTTTTGGAAGCACCTTCCCTCTGAGTACTATGATAAAAATGACACTTACGGAAATAAAGATCCCACAGCAGCCTCTAGAGCCTTGCAAATCTTGGACAGAGCCTTGAAAACACTTGAAGAACTGCCTGAGGAATATAGGGATTTTTATGCTCGGAGAATGGTGTTACGCATCCAAGAAAAAGCCTATAGGACTGATTATGAGTAA
- the C6H2orf69 gene encoding mitochondrial protein C2orf69 homolog, with protein MSRRCRAAAAAWLLRGLAGPAARCLGRSMSLCGAPAACAAGPAGGGGAGFSSARLSPPWLRLPEVPGAEAQRANELLLLLPAAAAPRRGPEPPQHHVVYFPGDVQNYHDVMSCHPENFQWEQWSFENVATILAHRFPNSFIWVVKCSRMHLHKFSCYDNFVASNMFGAPEHSTDFGAFKHLHVLLVNAFRLAQNMLLSQKSTYGFNKGAKIAACKSQPQSGPTTNGCSSTERERDCEYSNNSAMNFIMPSAVGAASFTLIGFSKGCVVLNQLLYELKEAKKDKNTDAFLKNIKAIYWLDGGHSGGSNTWVTYPEVLKELAQTGIEVHAHVTPYQVFDTMRSWIGREHEKFVQILEELGVETDDQLHFADEVPSLDNHFRVHEVF; from the exons ATGAGCAGGCggtgccgggcggccgccgctgcctggctgctgcggggtctcgccggccccgccgcccgctgcctGGGCAGGAGCATGAGCCTctgcggggccccggccgcctgcgccgcggggcctgcgggcggcggcggcgcgggcttcTCCTCGGCGCGGCTGAGCCCGCCGTGGCTGCGGCTGCCCGAGGTGCCGGGCGCCGAGGCGCAGCGGGCCaacgagctgctgctgctgctgccggcggcggcggcgccgcggcgcggcccggagCCGCCGCAGCACCACGTCGTCTACTTCCCGGGGGACGTGCAG aacTATCATGATGTCATGTCATGCCACCCAGAAAACTTTCAGTGGGAGCAATGGAGTTTTGAAAATGTTGCTACCATACTTGCTCACCGATTTCCTAATAGCTTTATTTGGGTTGTAAAGTGTTCTCGAATGCACCTGCATAAATTCAGTTGTTATGATAACTTTGTGGCAAGCAACATGTTTGGAGCACCAGAGCACAGCACCGACTTTGGAGCTTTCAAGCATCTTCATGTGCTGCTAGTTAATGCGTTCAGACTCGCTCAGAACATGCTGTTGTCCCAGAAGAGCACGTATGGTTTCAACAAGGGTGCAAAGATAGCTGCTTGTAAATCACAGCCGCAGTCTGGTCCTACAACAAACGGCTGTTCGtccacagaaagagagagagactgtgaatATTCTAATAACTCTGCCATGAACTTCATTATGCCGTCTGCTGTAGGTGCAGCGTCATTTACTTTGATTGGCTTCAGTAAAGGTTGTGTGGTTTTGAACCAACTGCTCTATGAGCTGAAGGAAGCTAAAAAAGACAAGAATACAGATGCCTTcttaaaaaacataaaagcaattTACTGGTTGGATGGTGGTCACTCTGGAGGAAGTAATACTTGGGTTACTTACCCTGAAGTGCTGAAAGAACTTGCGCAGACAGGAATTGAAGTTCATGCTCATGTTACACCATACCAAGTGTTTGATACAATGAGATCATGGATTGGGAGAGAGCATGAGAAATTTGTACAGATACTTGAAGAATTGGGTGTAGAAACAGATGATCAACTACACTTTGCAGATGAAGTTCCCTCTTTAGATAACCATTTCAGAGTGCATGAAGTATTTTGA